The following nucleotide sequence is from Tenrec ecaudatus isolate mTenEca1 chromosome X, mTenEca1.hap1, whole genome shotgun sequence.
TTTCTGGGAACTCGGGCCACCCAGAGCCACTGACTTGGCCACAACCAGCCCAGATTCTGATGAAATCTTTGCCACTGGGCAGGTCCCTGGAGCTACTGGTCCATAGGAATGGTGATGCCCACCTGCCTGGCCCACTGATCACAGGGCCCTAGTGAGCAcatgataactgatctcttctcaATCAGATTTGATAGTGAACAAAGCCATGAATCATGTGCTTTTTCTTTCAGCCTACTGGTGGCCACATCCCCGCCTCCACCCACAGTACAAGCCAATGGAGGATCTGGAAGCTCCAGCGACTCAGAGAGCAGCTCCGAATCTGACTCAGACACAGAAAGCAGCACCACTGACAGCGAAGCCAATGAGGCCCCTCGTGTGGCCACGCCAGAGGTGGGTGGGGCCCCAGCCAGAATCTGTCACGAATCTTCCTTATCTAGAGTTGCAGGAACAGAAAAAccacaagtgggtgactttaaagagcagccccttttttccctcagagtCCAAAAGGTCCAAAGTTCACATTCAGAGCATGGACTGTAAGGGAGCCCCGCCTCTCTTCCTGTGGACACTATAGGAGAATTCCGGTCTCCTTCTGACTGTAGTTCGGGCCATCTTCATGTGGGAGTAACTTTCTCTCATTCCTGTTTGCTTGTCTTCGTATGGTACCTGCTTGCTCTTTTATAAAGCTCAGTGATTCCTTTTATTAAGGCTCCTACACTGGTGTGACCTCATTAACCTAACATTAGAAGGCATTAGGCCATTACATTATATTACATTGCCATAGGTATAGGGGTTAGGATTCCAACCTGTATTGAGAGTATCCAATTCAACCCCCCAGGAACCCCCAATGCACATAAACTGACAAACTCACTTTCAGCACAATGTTTAGTTCTTGAGCATCACAAAAGTCTTTCGGTATttccgccccgcccccccgccccccatcaagCATACATCCACTTCTTGTTATGTGACCCTGGCCAATTCACTGAACTAAGCTGACCCTCACACTTCCTCAGCTGTCAAAGTGGAACTGTCCCAACTGTGCTGGCAGCGTCTCTTTTGAAAGAACCTCTTCCAGCTGGCCCTAGAGCTGCCACACCAtcactagaccagtggttctcaaccttcctcatgccgcgaccctttcagacagttcctcatgtggtggtgaccgcagccgtaacattattttcgttgctacttcatcactgtcattttgctactgttatgaatcgggcaacccctgtgaaagggctgttcgacccccaagggggttgtgacctacaggttgagcacCGCTGCTCTAGGGTGAAGCAACTGAAGTGCCACTGGATGCAAACCACCCGGGAGGTGTGGCTTCCCTTAAAGAGACATTGCTATGACTGAGAGGTCAGAGTCGGTATTTTGTTTGTGCATCCTTCAAATGTGGTTCACAAAAATTCGCAAAAAACGTTTAATCCAGCCCACAAAATGGACATAACATAAAGCGGGAAAGAAACGATTTTGCCTTCTCCCTCTTCCATCCTCTCTGAGCCGGAACACGGAGAGCTCGGTCATCTGACAAGAGTCAGACGACAGCATAACCCTATATCCACCAAGCCAGTTATTATCAAAAGAGCTGCCATTCacagcccacccccccccccgccccgcagtGTTCTGTGGGGTTTTCAGCTGCGGATTTTCAGAGCACACTAGCCATTTGAGCTTGTTCTCCCAACGTGCATTGTCTAGTGGCCAGGAGAGCAGTGTTTGCCTGACTTAGAGCCTTTCGAACCCTCAtaacagcccccaccccacagagAAAAACTAAGGTTCGGAAAGGTTCAATAAGAACTTCCGGCATGTTCTCATAGGTGCACAGGTCAGTGCATTACCTGGAACACCCTGGCCATAGTGGCAGCCACTACAGGGATTTTGCCTCTGACCTGCCAATGCCCTGTGTAGGTTGGAATCGCAGCTACGCGATTTTTTAAAATTCGGTCACCATCTACAGGCCTTGTACCATGAGCCTCAGCTGATGATTTTCAAAAGATCAGTTGTAATCAAAATGACGATTGTTTTAGTTCGCTGGGCAGAGTTTCCCATCAGAAACCAATGACCTGAATTGTGGACTAATACCTGCGTGCATGTCTCTATTAATTGGGCATTGCCCCCACTCAGAGGAAAGGGCACGGTTTGTGGGGAGAAGCCCAgtgtttttcatcttttggtAAGAATACAACGGGGCCTGAGTTCTGTTGGCAGTGGATCACAGTGTCATCGAGGAGGCCTGACCAGCGTTACAGTGCAGGCACCTGCCCCCTACCTTTCAGCCTTCCAGACCACTTCCTCTGCCTCCTGGGAAGAGGGTGGTAAGGAGTTTACCCCAAGGTTTGTAGGATCAGGgttccctgccaggcctccttgcCTACCTTTTGCCCAGAGGAGAAGTGGAAATTTGTTCGAATCAACCGATTGAGGTGGGTTTCTGCAGTTTCTGGCAATCTGGGTCATTTGATTCATTTGGGATGGCGAGTATAAAGGTGGGCACGCCGAGGGCATGGGGGTTGTCCCTGAACATCCAGTGCCTTTATAGGAAAACAGGGGTCTGGGAATGTTACCTGTCTCCCCAGTGTCAAATTAACTCTTGCTGCATTTCCCCATGTGCAGCCGGAGCCACCCTCTACCAACAAGTGGCAGCTGGATAAATGGCTTAACAAAGTCACCTCTCAGAACAAATCATTTATTTGTGGCCAAAATGAAACACCTACAGAGACGATttgtctgcctcctccagtcagtcAGCCAATGGAAGTCCAGACCAAGGACAAGCCAAACCCTAGCCAGGTCCTGGCTGAACCCAAAGAAGGGCCTCTCCTCAGCCTTATTCGGGAGAAAGCCCGTCCACGACCCACCCAGAAGCCTCCCGAAACAAAGGCTTTGAAGCATAAGTTACCCCCAACCCTGGAGACAGCCTCTCCGAAGACAATGGGGAAAAAACAGCCCAAAAGGGTCGACAAGAACACTGGCTTCGAGGACTTTCCCTGGCCCAAACCAAATATTACCAGCAACACTCCCAAAGAAAAGGAAAGCGTGGAGCTTCCTGATCCACCAAGAGGCCGCAACAAAGCCAGTGCCCACAAACCAGTGCCAAGGAAAGAGCCCAGGCCTAGCATCCCGTTGACTGCCGAGAAGAAGAAATACAGAGGGCCTGGAAAGATGGTGCCCAAGTCCCGGGAATTCATTGAAACAGATTCGTCCACATCTGATTCCAACACAGACCAGGAAGAGACCCTGCAGATCAAAGCCCTGCCACCTTGTATTACCCCTGGGGGAAAGAGTGCCAAATCCAAGGACATCTCTGGTACCAACATGGCCGTCAACATCAACAACAGCAGCATCATCACGATTGAGGAGCCAACTTTTTCACCACCCCCGCCTGCCCTGCATACTGAGCGGCTGTCCCCTCTTCGACATCACGAGAATCTGAAAAATCTCTGGGTGAAGATAAACCTTGACTTACTCTCTAGGGTGCCTGGTCACAACTTGCCCCAAGCCGTGCCCACCAAGCCAGACCACAAGGAGACGGTCTCAAAACCTAAGCGTCAGAGTGCAGTCACAGAAAAACCTGCCCCGAAGGGCAAGCGTAAGCACAAGGTAAGTGACCCCGACAGTGATCTTGAGCAGTGGCTGGCAGCTGGCTAGCTTGGTCTCGAGTGGTACTCGAGCTTACAGGCCTTGGTGAAAGTCACAGTGCCTtccctgggtggggggtggggggggatgcaCAATCTCACTTGACCCGGGAGGAAAGGCTCGGAAGGCTCAGGGTCTGGAATAGCATGAGCATCCAGGAAGGTCCAAGAGAAATGCTGATGTGTAGGCAAGCTTATGATGAAAGTCCCCCTCCCTTAGTGTCTTACCTCGTGTGGCTGTAACAGAAAAGTCCCACGTGAGTCACAGTTCAGCTCATGGCTTTGTGACAAGGGTGTAGTCAGCGGGGAACATGTACCCACAGgatgagcccatgccaagggccgGAGACATACCCTGCCCAGGGTTAAGTCCCTGGCATGTTGTTGATCATGGAAGTTAACTTAGTCACCCACTGTCCCCATGCTGCTGGCAACAGGGTGTGTGGCATGAATTGCTATGTTAGGTACAAACTCATTTGTGGGGGTACTGTTGAAAGTGATAGATCCTCTTTACTAGCCTTAGGAGATCTTTGTGCCACCAGCTTTCTAAGTAGAGGTTCACGTCCCAGCTCTACTCTCTCCCACCAGCTCCTCCGGAAGACTAGGCCAGGGGAGGCAGATTGCTCCTTCTGGCCAATCAAAGACGCATGTTTAACTTCCCCACCCAATCTAGAAatcaaggaagaaaacaaaacagtctACCGTGATGATTTTTttcatgagatttttttttgttttttagtgtcTGAAGGTACAAAGTGTTTCATGCTCTGTGTCCTTTTCTTGTTGTTCCTGTTAAAGCCAACAGAGGCTGCAGACAAAATTCCTGAGAAGAAGCAGCGCCTGGAGGAGGCGTCCATGATCTGCTTGCTCCCACCTTGCATCTCACCAATCCCACTCCAAAAGCCTTCCAACACTAGAGAGTgagtccctctgcctgcctagcaTGGCTCCATTGCTCAGACTCACAAGAGATCCCCATAGACTCTACTGGGCACAGGGGTGTGGGGGCGAGGGTGGGGAGCCCGATTTCAGAGGCAAGTTCAGTACAGATAGAGAAGTGTCACTCCACCCAGGCCTGACAGTTGTACCCACCGAGGGGTCTGCCAAGCTGGGGTAAAGGACGCAGTAGCAGCTACCAGAGTGGAGTGGCGCCTTGAGCTCCTTAGCAGCGTTTCACTGCTCCAACTCACATTGGTCGCCGAAGTCAGCTCTGCGAACTCTTTAGTGCGAAACAAAGAAAGGATGTGAGCGGCTTTACAAAGAGAAGCATCCTAAGGCACCTCTCACTTTTCCAGATCTCCCTTTTCGGGAGAACTTTCCATTCTGATAGTGACGAACAACTTGCCCTGGAAAGGCAACAGCCAGCTGCttccctgcaggctcctcacttaACATTAATCTGAAGCCCTGGGGGCAAGAGCTACCTCCGGAGCCCCATGGTGGCCATGAGGACTTGTTTGGGGAGGTCGGAGGGATGAGGGGCTGGGAGTCACTCTCTTTTGAGGACAGTGGAGTGTCCGGGAAAGCAGCAAGGGTGAACACGTCCATTGCAACCAGTTGACACCTCTTCGCACTGCCCCTTCTGAGTGGAAGATCCCAGAATCAGGCAGCAGGCACCCttggctctctctctccctcaattGTATCAGCCTTCCCTGGAGATGTCCTGCCCTCTGTTTATaccaagcatttgactgtgttctTTTGTCTTATAAATATAATGTAACTAACAGCCATGTCAGCTGCATTAACCATTCCGTCTGGGTAATTATTGCCATCAATCCATGTAAAATTAGAGATCACTTCCATCAAAGACTAGTTTGGGAGCAGATTTAACAGCCCAGAGCAGAGAGGCAATCTGGCTAGCTGCTGCTAACAATTGATTTCACAGATTCCTGTTTAACATCAGTGATAATCAATCTGCCACAGATAAGATGGTGGAAATATGTTATCAGCTTACATTGCTCCGGATCCTTGCTGTTTTACAAGGAAACGTAGACAGAGGCCAATAACTATTGGCCCTGCTTGTTATATGTACTAAGGAGAATTGAGCGTGGGCTGCCCCTCCCTGAGGATCCACAGCTATTTGTGGACCTGCAGTACCTGGAAGAACTTAGCTCTGAAATAGTCCCTCACATGTTTGGAACTCTCGGGCCTAGAAAACCTTCTAATGGATTAAGCCAACCCCCTTCACCTCAGTGTGCTTCTGGCACATGGGGAAACATGCTTATAGCAGGGCACACATGAAAGGACTCAAATGACATAACTGAGGTAGCAACAGACACCCGGTTCTCAAGCTCTGATCACTTCAGGGCACCTGAGGGCACAAGGCAAAGGTACAGACCCGTCAATCCCACTCctaggtatatacccagaagacttGACAACAGACACACCAATATTCTTGGCAGCACTATTCCCAAGAGCCCCTCCACCCAAAACCAGTGGGAACAACCCATTGTCCATCAAATGACGAGTGGATAGGCAAAGGGTGGTTCCATCCATACAGCGGGGTATTTTTCAACCATAAAAAAAGGGAAGCTCTGCTACACGTTGCACCCAGACTGAACCTCATGAAACTCTTGTGCTGAATGAAATGAGTCAGTGACAAAATTGATCACGATGATATGATGTCAGTTCTGAAATATCTAGATCATCAAATGCATAGAGACCAAAGGTTTGCTAATGACTCCAGAAGCTGAGGCAGCATCAAAAGCAACCATCACTAACAGGCTCTGAGTTTCTATCTGGGAGAGAAAACAGTTGGAACCAGAAGATGGGGATGGGTGCATGGCATGGGGCCCACTGGCTTACACCTTTTAAAAGGGCTAAAATGGCCAAGCTATTCTTGTATACATTTCACCACAACAAAGAGTTTTAAGTAAATTAAAAGAACCAccaagctttaaaaatatatacaataaaGGGAAAAGATGGGAGGGGAGGATGTCTAACTACTAGAGTATCCACGTCACCCACTGCTCTATGTCATGGAAGAGATGAGCAGGCATGAATGAAATAGCTAATCGTTCACATTTGTTTTCTTAACATCATGTCTTTCAGCTCTCCTGGTAGATAGGAAAGCAATGTTTACCTAAGTAGCATTTGGGAAAGTATTCCTTGGGGAAAGAGCTGATTCGGGTTCTTATGTTCATCAGACAAATCCAGGGGTCTTCTCCTGGAAACCTTCTCAAGTGCTGTCTCGTCCTCTGGCCTTGTTGACATTTCCTATGAGACAGCGTTCACGTTTCTAAGCCCTCCATCATCTAACAGAAGGATCCTACCGAGTCCCTCATGCGCTTCTCTGGAGGACCTCTGAGAGGGACTGTGGAGGATGCTGACGCTTCCACTTCTCGTTTCCTGGGCTCCTCTGCCCTATTATGTGAAGTAGTCAAAGGGGCAGGACTCTTCTGATAGTAACAGATGAGTCTCTAGGAAATGCTTCCTGGATGTCCCTTCCTGGCAGATCGATGTGTGTCACATCACTGGTGCCCACTGCAGAGAATGTACTGAGTCCCCACAGGTCAGTTTGACAGTCTTGCTAAGTGGTTTTCACTGCCAGTGGCTTGATTcactctcacagtgaccctacaggacagggtagaactgccatagtggtttttctgagactgtagctccttttttataaatcatgttattggggacttgtgcaactcttatcacaatccatacgttatcaagcacatttgtacatatgttgccatcatccttttcaaaacattttctttctacttgaacccttgttatcaactcatttccccccacctccctccgccatccttcctccctcatgaacctttgataatttataaattgatgtTCTaatctataactctttatgggagtagaaacccctcaactttctcacaaggagtggctggtggtttgaaacttcagacctcgtggttagcagcccaatgcataacccactatgccaccagccagtGGCAAACCAACCGCCTCTAAAAAGTAGCTCTTCTCCTGACACGTCCCACTACCATCTCATGGGGAGAGGCCATAAACGTTGAAGCATTTGCTTTTCATAGTTGCCCAGCAAAGCTTGTCTTTGCTCTTCGTAAATTCCCAAGTCCTGATGCCTCCATGGGGATTGTCGGTAGTATGGCCTGATATTTGTAAGggttcctcgggaaccagaatcGGTGTCACTGTGCTCATCGCCACCGCAGTCAGGTCTCCTGGCTCTCCTTCAACAGTTCTGTGTGTCAAAGCAATTTTCAAAATCCATTGACAGGTATTTTTGACATTGATTCTAACGAGTTAAGGTAATGGCAGAAACAGTTATGGCTTCTTTCTCGACATTTTTCTGCGTGTCAAAAACTGACAAGCCCACACCGGTGAAACAAAAGGTGAAGAAGACAACAAATATTACAATTGGCAAATGTATGTAAGACAGGAGAAGTGGAACAAGGGAACTCTATGGGCTTCTCCAGGTTCAGGAAATCAGACCACTTGAATGCTTGTTCTTCTTTGATTTGTTGCTTTGAGATGTTATAAATCTATATCTCTAGACACTGACTGAAGTGGACCAAGAGGAAAACATAAATTCTTGTTGACGTAATTTGCTATCGAAATTTGTAGTCAATAATCATGAAAAGTAAATGGCTGCAGAGTGCAATATTAGTTGTCCGCGAAAAGATTAAAATTCAAGTAATCTTCATTGATTAGACTGAGACAGTAACTAAAATGAAAATCCATGACCCAATTACCATGTTGAGCAGCTAGCGGCAAGGTTTTAGTTGTTCTTTTTCTCTCATTTATTTCCAATCTCTGTATTTGATGGTGCCCGTTTAATGGGCAGAGGAATCCGTTCAAAAGCACAAGAGTACTTTTGCAATTGCAGCTGTCTAATGTCACTATGATGCAAGAATATGTTTTCCAAGAGAGTTTTGTCAGGTTGAGTCCATCAGTACTTTTATATAACAGTATCACCTTAGTGGCTCGCCATGCCCTTGACATGGCAGGAGAGCAATGCATGCACACAGTTTGCGATGTGTTACGGGAGTGCTGTGTGTGCtagatttttaaagtaatttaaagGGTAGTAGACCTTAAGAAAATATCCCTCCTCTAATTGTTTATTGTACCATTTATTGAATGATTGAGCATTTAAAGTTCTAGGACAAAAGAAATAAGAACCAGCCTACAAATGATGGGCTTTAAGTGTGTATTGTATTTtctataaaaatataattaacaATATTGTTGAAAGATTGAAAATATCAGAGTGTAGTGCACTCCATTAGACATTTACATTTATCATGGAATTCTGCTTCTAAGACTTTTTATTCTCAGATCCATATACTCTCTATAGATTTCTAGCTATAGTCTTACCTATGTCTATATTATCTATTTTTCTATATAAGGATAAGGAAAATACTGGTATAGAAGCCTAGGAACATTTATGAAAAACATGTgtgaaaatgtgaagctattgtagcTCAAGATACCCACTTtataggtctatacacttctgaaggcactgTTTCCATggccctcatccttcccccaaagAGTTCTGTGCTCTTTTAATGGCAGCTtaggcatcctcaagggacttaGAGCAGCATGTTCATTTTCCATGTTGAGTTTGTGGAGCAGAAAGAAATCTAAAGGGACAAAACCAGGGAGGGCTGCAGGGTAGACAGGCTCAATGTTTCCCATGACATTCCCTTAGGACAGCCCTttgtacccttgaagaatgaacgGGCACGTTGTCACATGAGAAACAATTACTGAACACAActttttcctggcctttttctcacaagTGTATGTTGCGATTTTCTGAAAACTTCATAACAAGCCCCCATGATCTTGCTGCATTCTTCAGGACAACTGATCAAGAGTTACCCCCATGGAATCCCCAAAGCAACCCCCATGCCCTTCTGAGCTGCCCTGTATGCCTTGAATTGACTGGGTCAGCAGATGCCCGTGGAGGCCACAGCTTGGATTGGACATTTCCTTGGGAAGGCGCCCTAAGGACACTAGGACAAGTGGTTGTCTTCAGACATGTTGAAACATACTTTGTGTGGAATAAATGCATGCGTGTGTGAACTGGAAAACTCCCCAACACGCACCCACCACCCTCTGCCCCATAGCGGTCGTTTTAGACTAAGCTTTGTACACTCTTTTCCAACTAGAATATAACTGTAGCTGAAAATGCCAGcatcgtggggggggggggaagcaggatGAAGTGAAGCAAAGCTGTATGACCCCCTATGCTTTCTGTCTCCTCAGAAGTAATTCATCCAGGAGAGCCAatagaaggaaagaagaaaagctgTCCCCTCCTGCACTTTCCCCACTGCCAGAGGACCTCTCCCGGCGCAGAAACGTCAGTGGCAACACTGGTCCCTTCAGTCATGACAAAATCATCTCCATGACTACCCAGGTCCCCGCACACAAGCACAGGAGAAGTGAAGGCAAATTCTGCTCAACTTTCAAAGGAGTATCTGTGCATGTAAGTGTCTGTGCAGAAAAGAAACAAGTTAATCCAGTTCCCGTGATGCAATCAGGCCAGCTAGGGATGTGACAGAGTAAAGGAAGGGAGAagcagagggaaattccacaactGTATGGACTTCCTATTATTTCCCATctcagttcttccagctcaggtgGAACTCTTCCTTCCAGGTTAATTCTCCAGCCCTCATGCCTGTCCAGTGAGACTGCAGGGGAAGAGACCTGGACCCTCAGTTAGCCTTCAGTCCAATCCCCacctgtctttgggttgaggagAGACGCTTCTGTGACAGTGACAGTGGGACAGAGCTGAGAAACCAGCACCTCTCCTTTTGGTCATGCCTTCTATTGATTGCTGGTGTGAAACCTGGGAGAGTCCATGACGTGGTGAGGAATGAAGGAATCGTGAGGTGTAGTCCAAGCAGCACAACAGGTTACCTCAGACACCTCTCCGAGGCTCCCAAATGAGCAGATTTGACTGAATCGTGGTGTGGACTTGGGCTGGCCTCTTCCAGCTCCACATGTGTTTCCAGTCTGCTGCTTTCAGCATGGTCCCTGGTCCAGAAGCTCCATGCATGGGCGAGTATGGAGCGAGGACATGCTTGTTTCACTCATGTGATCATCATGGAATTAAGCTCTTCCAGTCAGAGGGGCCAGAAGTGACGTCACTGCTATGTGCATGGTGGATGTGGGGTGTCAGGCTCCTTGTCACAAATCTTGGCCACCGAGAGACATGGCATTGACTTGAACTGACCCCAGTATTCCGGCTGGGCCAGTCTGGCTCTGGGGACAGAAACTCAGAGCTAGCTAAGCAGTTTCAGATGGTTCTGATTCCTTTTTATGCTAATAAAATGGTTGAATAAAATTCACGATGAGCTTAGAAATATTTTGTCCATACCAAGCATAAGTATTTTCAGATGTGCAGCCTCTGCACGCATTTATGTCAATGAGCCCTTGGTGGGCAGGGTCATGTGAAAATCTGAAGGCCCAGGGTCAGGTGGGAAAGGTGGATGGGCATGGGTACGAGAAATCTCACATT
It contains:
- the AFF2 gene encoding AF4/FMR2 family member 2 isoform X8; this encodes MDLFDFFRDWDLEQQCHYEQDRSALKKREWERRSQEVQQEEDLFSSGFDLFGEPYKASLTSDPSCVEEILRESQHLTPGFALQKWSDPTSRASTKMLEDDLKLSSDEDDLEPVKTLTTQCTASELYQAVEKAKPKNNAGNLLVATSPPPPTVQANGGSGSSSDSESSSESDSDTESSTTDSEANEAPRVATPEPEPPSTNKWQLDKWLNKVTSQNKSFICGQNETPTETICLPPPVSQPMEVQTKDKPNPSQVLAEPKEGPLLSLIREKARPRPTQKPPETKALKHKLPPTLETASPKTMGKKQPKRVDKNTGFEDFPWPKPNITSNTPKEKESVELPDPPRGRNKASAHKPVPRKEPRPSIPLTAEKKKYRGPGKMVPKSREFIETDSSTSDSNTDQEETLQIKALPPCITPGGKSAKSKDISGTNMAVNINNSSIITIEEPTFSPPPPALHTERLSPLRHHENLKNLWVKINLDLLSRVPGHNLPQAVPTKPDHKETVSKPKRQSAVTEKPAPKGKRKHKPTEAADKIPEKKQRLEEASMICLLPPCISPIPLQKPSNTRESNSSRRANRRKEEKLSPPALSPLPEDLSRRRNVSGNTGPFSHDKIISMTTQVPAHKHRRSEGKFCSTFKGVSVHEEDTPKKAASATITVTNTGTVTTPAGVSTTVTATTTATATTTTTTTTISSITTAITAGLMESTHLEMTSWAALPLLSNTTTNVRRPKLTFDDSVHNADHYMQEAKKLKHKADALSEKFRKAVNYADAALSFTECGNAMERDPLEAKSPYTMYSETVELLRYAMRLKNFASPLASDGDKKLAVLCYRCLSLLYLRMFKLKKDHAMKYSRSLMEYFKQNASKVAQIPSPWVGNAKNTPSPVSVNNISPINAMGNCNNGPVTIPQRIHHMAASHVNITSNVLRGYEHWDMADKLTRENKEFFGDLDTLMGPLTQHSSMTNLVRYVRQGLCWLRIDAHLL
- the AFF2 gene encoding AF4/FMR2 family member 2 isoform X5 translates to MDLFDFFRDWDLEQQCHYEQDRSALKKREWERRSQEVQQEEDLFSSGFDLFGEPYKVADYASLTSDPSCVEEILRESQHLTPGFALQKWSDPTSRASTKSVSFKSMLEDDLKLSSDEDDLEPVKTLTTQCTASELYQAVEKAKPKNNAGNLLVATSPPPPTVQANGGSGSSSDSESSSESDSDTESSTTDSEANEAPRVATPEPEPPSTNKWQLDKWLNKVTSQNKSFICGQNETPTETICLPPPVSQPMEVQTKDKPNPSQVLAEPKEGPLLSLIREKARPRPTQKPPETKALKHKLPPTLETASPKTMGKKQPKRVDKNTGFEDFPWPKPNITSNTPKEKESVELPDPPRGRNKASAHKPVPRKEPRPSIPLTAEKKKYRGPGKMVPKSREFIETDSSTSDSNTDQEETLQIKALPPCITPGGKSAKSKDISGTNMAVNINNSSIITIEEPTFSPPPPALHTERLSPLRHHENLKNLWVKINLDLLSRVPGHNLPQAVPTKPDHKETVSKPKRQSAVTEKPAPKGKRKHKPTEAADKIPEKKQRLEEASMICLLPPCISPIPLQKPSNTRESNSSRRANRRKEEKLSPPALSPLPEDLSRRRNVSGNTGPFSHDKIISMTTQVPAHKHRRSEGKFCSTFKGVSVHEEDTPKKAASATITVTNTGTVTTPAGVSTTVTATTTATATTTTTTTTISSITTAITAGLMESTHLEMTSWAALPLLSNTTTNVRRPKLTFDDSVHNADHYMQEAKKLKHKADALSEKFRKAVNYADAALSFTECGNAMERDPLEAKSPYTMYSETVELLRYAMRLKNFASPLASDGDKKLAVLCYRCLSLLYLRMFKLKKDHAMKYSRSLMEYFKQNASKVAQIPSPWVGNAKNTPSPVSVNNISPINAMGNCNNGPVTIPQRIHHMAASHVNITSNVLRGYEHWDMADKLTRENKEFFGDLDTLMGPLTQHSSMTNLVRYVRQGLCWLRIDAHLL
- the AFF2 gene encoding AF4/FMR2 family member 2 isoform X7, coding for MDLFDFFRDWDLEQQCHYEQDRSALKKREWERRSQEVQQEEDLFSSGFDLFGEPYKVADYASLTSDPSCVEEILRESQHLTPGFALQKWSDPTSRASTKMLEDDLKLSSDEDDLEPVKTLTTQCTASELYQAVEKAKPKNNAGNLLVATSPPPPTVQANGGSGSSSDSESSSESDSDTESSTTDSEANEAPRVATPEPEPPSTNKWQLDKWLNKVTSQNKSFICGQNETPTETICLPPPVSQPMEVQTKDKPNPSQVLAEPKEGPLLSLIREKARPRPTQKPPETKALKHKLPPTLETASPKTMGKKQPKRVDKNTGFEDFPWPKPNITSNTPKEKESVELPDPPRGRNKASAHKPVPRKEPRPSIPLTAEKKKYRGPGKMVPKSREFIETDSSTSDSNTDQEETLQIKALPPCITPGGKSAKSKDISGTNMAVNINNSSIITIEEPTFSPPPPALHTERLSPLRHHENLKNLWVKINLDLLSRVPGHNLPQAVPTKPDHKETVSKPKRQSAVTEKPAPKGKRKHKPTEAADKIPEKKQRLEEASMICLLPPCISPIPLQKPSNTRESNSSRRANRRKEEKLSPPALSPLPEDLSRRRNVSGNTGPFSHDKIISMTTQVPAHKHRRSEGKFCSTFKGVSVHEEDTPKKAASATITVTNTGTVTTPAGVSTTVTATTTATATTTTTTTTISSITTAITAGLMESTHLEMTSWAALPLLSNTTTNVRRPKLTFDDSVHNADHYMQEAKKLKHKADALSEKFRKAVNYADAALSFTECGNAMERDPLEAKSPYTMYSETVELLRYAMRLKNFASPLASDGDKKLAVLCYRCLSLLYLRMFKLKKDHAMKYSRSLMEYFKQNASKVAQIPSPWVGNAKNTPSPVSVNNISPINAMGNCNNGPVTIPQRIHHMAASHVNITSNVLRGYEHWDMADKLTRENKEFFGDLDTLMGPLTQHSSMTNLVRYVRQGLCWLRIDAHLL
- the AFF2 gene encoding AF4/FMR2 family member 2 isoform X6, with the protein product MDLFDFFRDWDLEQQCHYEQDRSALKKREWERRSQEVQQEEDLFSSGFDLFGEPYKASLTSDPSCVEEILRESQHLTPGFALQKWSDPTSRASTKSVSFKSMLEDDLKLSSDEDDLEPVKTLTTQCTASELYQAVEKAKPKNNAGNLLVATSPPPPTVQANGGSGSSSDSESSSESDSDTESSTTDSEANEAPRVATPEPEPPSTNKWQLDKWLNKVTSQNKSFICGQNETPTETICLPPPVSQPMEVQTKDKPNPSQVLAEPKEGPLLSLIREKARPRPTQKPPETKALKHKLPPTLETASPKTMGKKQPKRVDKNTGFEDFPWPKPNITSNTPKEKESVELPDPPRGRNKASAHKPVPRKEPRPSIPLTAEKKKYRGPGKMVPKSREFIETDSSTSDSNTDQEETLQIKALPPCITPGGKSAKSKDISGTNMAVNINNSSIITIEEPTFSPPPPALHTERLSPLRHHENLKNLWVKINLDLLSRVPGHNLPQAVPTKPDHKETVSKPKRQSAVTEKPAPKGKRKHKPTEAADKIPEKKQRLEEASMICLLPPCISPIPLQKPSNTRESNSSRRANRRKEEKLSPPALSPLPEDLSRRRNVSGNTGPFSHDKIISMTTQVPAHKHRRSEGKFCSTFKGVSVHEEDTPKKAASATITVTNTGTVTTPAGVSTTVTATTTATATTTTTTTTISSITTAITAGLMESTHLEMTSWAALPLLSNTTTNVRRPKLTFDDSVHNADHYMQEAKKLKHKADALSEKFRKAVNYADAALSFTECGNAMERDPLEAKSPYTMYSETVELLRYAMRLKNFASPLASDGDKKLAVLCYRCLSLLYLRMFKLKKDHAMKYSRSLMEYFKQNASKVAQIPSPWVGNAKNTPSPVSVNNISPINAMGNCNNGPVTIPQRIHHMAASHVNITSNVLRGYEHWDMADKLTRENKEFFGDLDTLMGPLTQHSSMTNLVRYVRQGLCWLRIDAHLL